One window from the genome of Mauremys mutica isolate MM-2020 ecotype Southern chromosome 4, ASM2049712v1, whole genome shotgun sequence encodes:
- the SLC15A3 gene encoding solute carrier family 15 member 3, whose amino-acid sequence MARDGTRGERRPLLGQEEAPARGLWDAFEGRKAACAAVLLVEILERAAFFGIVSNLVLYFNSSNFNWGGLQASRAALLFLGASYLLSPVGGWLADVYLGRYWTITLSFLLYLVSACLLPATASSDGRLFLCGDMPVYQLQHPCQNQSGECQQSAPGHYCAPLMYTGLLLLALGISSVKANLTPFGADQVMDRGRDATRRFFNWFYWSINIGAVISLLVVAFIQQNVNFLIGYTIPAACVALALLVFLLAAPTFVTKPPAGSQVSAMLRLAFRGSCCSRVRRIRPGTLQSEAQGTDLLPDGKSQPRIPSPEEDLANFQVMAKILPVLLTFIPYWMVYFQMQSTYYLQGLHLFIPNIFQHNSTGSGAGSSYTFPDAWLLLANVVVLLVLVPLKDRVIDPFLVRRKLLPSALKRMALGMFFGLTSIIVAGALETKRLQYVKNNQTILQHIGEDVYSAATLPIWWQIPQYLLIGISEIFASIPGLEFAYSEAPKSMQGAIMGLFFFISGVGSLLGSGLLTLLSVPEHGWMHCPKDFGNINNCHMDYYFFLLAGIQTVTCVLFFWISGRYERQQQQPNCRACVGREGD is encoded by the exons ATGGCCCGGGATGGTACCAGAGGGGAGCGCCGGCCCctgctggggcaggaagaggcccCGGCCAGGGGCTTATGGGATGCCTTCGAGGGCCGGAAGGCGGCCTGCGCGGCCGTGCTACTGGTGGAGATCCTGGAGCGGGCGGCTTTCTTCGGCATCGTCTCCAATCTTGTCCTCTACTTCAACAGCAGCAACTTCAATTGGGGGGGGTTGCAGGCCTCGCGGGCTGCCCTGCTCTTCCTGGGCGCCTCCTACCTGCTCTCGCCCGtcgggggctggctggctgacgTCTACCTGGGCCGCTACTGGACCATCACGCTAAGCTTCCTGCTCTACCTGGTGtcggcctgcctgctgcccgccACGGCCTCGTCGGATGGGCGACTCTTTCTGTGCGGGGACATGCCAGTCTACCAGCTACAGCATCCCTGCCAGAACCAGAGTGGGGAGTGCCAGCAGTCAGCACCCGGTCACTACTGCGCCCCTCTGATGTACActggcctgctgctgctggcactggGCATCAGCTCCGTCAAGGCCAACCTCACCCCCTTCGGCGCCGACCAG GTGATGGACCGTGGCCGCGATGCCACACGGCGCTTCTTCAACTGGTTCTACTGGAGCATTAACATTGGGGCGGTGATCTCGCTGCTCGTGGTGGCCTTCATCCAGCAAAATGTCAACTTCCTCATCGGCTACACCATCCCTGCGGCCTGCGTGGCTCTGGCCCTCCTTGTCTTcctcctggctgcccccaccTTCGTCACCAAGCCCCCCGCGGGCAGCCAGGTCTCTGCCATGCTCAGGCTGGCCTTCCGGGGCAGCTGCTGCAGCCGAGTGCGCCGTATCAG GCCGGGCACTCTCCAATCAGAAGCCCAGGGCACAGATCTTCTCCCTGATGGCAAATCTCAGCCCCGGATTCCTTCGCCTGAGGAGGATCTTGCCAACTTCCAAGTGATGGCCAAGATCCTGCCAGTGCTACTGACTTTCATTCCCTACTGGATGGTCTATTTCCAG ATGCAGTCGACTTACTATCTGCAAGGCCTGCACCTCTTCATCCCCAACATTTTCCAGCACAACAGCACGGGCAGTGGTGCGGGCAGCAGCTACACG TTCCCTGATGCCTGGCTCCTGTTAGCCAATGTGGTGGTCCTGCTGGTTCTGGTCCCGCTGAAGGATCGAGTCATTGACCCGTTCCTGGTGAGACGGAAGCTGCTGCCCTCGGCACTGAAGAGGATGGCTCTGGGCATGTTCTTTGGCCTCACCTCTATCATTGTGGCAG GCGCCCTGGAGACCAAGAGGCTGCAGTATGTGAAGAACAACCAGACCATCTTACAGCACATCGGAGAGGATGTGTACTCTGCCGCCACACTGCCCATCTGGTGGCAGATTCCCCAGTACCTTCTCATCGGCATCAGTGAAATCTTCGCCAGCATTCCAG GGCTGGAATTTGCCTACTCAGAGGCCCCCAAGTCCATGCAGGGAGCCATCATGGGGCTCTTTTTCTTCATTTCTGGCGTGGGCTCGctcctgggctctgggctgctgacTCTCCTCTCAGTGCCGGAGCATGGCTGGATGCACTGCCCCAAGGACTTTG GGAACATTAACAATTGCCACATGGACTATTACTTCTTCCTCCTGGCTGGGATCCAGACTGTGACCTGCGTGCTCTTCTTCTGGATCTCTGGCCGCTacgagaggcagcagcagcagcccaactGCCGTGCCTGCGTCGGCCGCGAAGGGGACTGA